In Octopus bimaculoides isolate UCB-OBI-ISO-001 chromosome 14, ASM119413v2, whole genome shotgun sequence, the following are encoded in one genomic region:
- the LOC106874973 gene encoding zinc finger protein 431: MHKGINAGEERFHCETCGRSFSDNCGLKTHNRRHTGEKPYHCDICGKSFVTTGDLRKHKRIHTGEKPYRCEICGKAFSYNNSLRSHKKTHTGEKPYHCEICGKSFSHNSDLKTHKIRHTGEKAYSCDTCGKSFVTVGDLSKHKRTHTGKKPFHCGICSKSFVCNSGLKRHKQIHTGEKPFHCEICGKTFNDNTCLKAHKTIHTGEKPFRCELCGKCFSHYSNLKTHEMIHTGEKHFHCEICAKSFRNNGSLKKHKTIHTGEKPFRCEICGKSFRENSCLKTHIRIHTGEKPYHCGICGNCFSDNSSLNSHKRTHSGEKPFQCEICGKSFLRSNHLKIHVRTHTGEKPFHCEICGRAFALKTLLVAHTRVHTGEKPYYCEICGKSFSGNSTVIVHRRLHTGEKPYQCETCGKSFSASSNLVSHKKIHRL; encoded by the coding sequence ATGCACAAGGGAATAAATGCTGGAGAAGAGCGTTTTCACTGCGAAACATGTGGAAGATCATTTAGTGATAATTGTGGTTTAAAGACACATAACAGAAGACATACGGGTGAaaaaccctatcactgtgatatttgtgggaagTCGTTTGTCACTACTGGGGATTTAAGAAAgcacaaaagaatacacactggagaaaaaccttatcgttgtgaaatttgtgggaaggctttcagttataataatagtttaagatcacacaagaagacacacacaggggaaaaaccatatcactgtgaaatttgtggtaaatctttcagTCATAATAGTGATTTAAAAACCCACAAAATAAGACACACAGGGGAAAAAGCATATTCCTGTGATACTTGTGGGAAATCTTTTGTAACTGTTGGGGATTTGAGTAAACACAAAAGAACACATACCGGAaaaaaaccatttcattgtggAATATGTAGTAAGTCGTTCGTCTGCAACAGTGGTTTAAAacgacacaaacaaatacatactggagagaagccctTTCACTGTGAGATATGTGGGAAAACTTTCAATGATAATACTTGTTTAAAAGCCCACAAGActatacacactggagaaaaaccttttcGTTGTGAGTTATGTGGAAAGTGTTTCAGCCATTACAGTAATTTGAAAACACACGAAATGatacatactggagagaaacactttcactgtgaaatatgtgcaAAATCGTTCAGGAATAATGGAAGtctaaaaaaacataaaactatacacactggagaaaagccatttcgctgtgaaatttgtgggaagtcTTTTAGAGAGAACAGTTGTTTAAAGACCCACATAAggatacacactggagaaaaaccatatcactgtgggATATGTGGGAACTGTTTTAGCGATAACAGTAGTTTAAATTCACACAAAAGAACGCATAGTGGAGAGAAACCGTTTCAATGTGAGATATGCGGCAAGTCTTTTCTTCGAagtaatcatttaaaaatacatgTGAGAAcgcacactggagaaaaaccatttcactgtgaaatatgtgggagaGCTTTTGCCTTGAAGACTTTACTTGTAGCCCACACACGTgtccatacaggagaaaagccatattattgtgaaatatgtggaaaatctttcTCTGGAAATTCTACTGTGATTGTACATAGACGACTACACAcgggagaaaagccatatcagtgtgagaCATGTGGCAAATCTTTCAGTGCCAGTTCTAATCTTGTAAGCCATAAAAAAATACACAGGCTTTAA